TTAATTGATTCAACAAATTGGTTGTTTTACTTACAGACTTCCCAAGTCTTTAGTCTGTTGTGCTTATTTGATTAGCCACAGTTAGTTACCTTGCAGCTCCTCTTAAGAGCTTAACCCTTGAGTTAAGTTGGGGTAATAGGCCTTTTGTTTCGTTGATGTCATAGCTCCTTGTATACGAGAATATAACAAAAAAGTTCCATGCTTTAGTCGATCACAAGTCGATAGGTTTTCTGtgtatattttttattgttccCTCATGAAAGCATCCTGCATGCGTATTTGTATGTTATGTAGGTATGCCTGGAATGACTGCTTATGCTGGTTTTTATGAGGTTTGCACCCCTAAGAAAGGAGAGACGATCTACATTTCAGCCGCATCTGGAGCAGTAGGTCAGCTTGTTGGTCAATTTGCCAAGTTGACAGGTTGCTATGTTGTTGGGAGTGCTGGAAGCAAGGAAAAGGTTTGTTACTGGTACCCATAGATCAAATGAATTGAATGTTTTAGTTGAGGCTCCATATCTTTAACTCAATTGCATTCTTATCTATTTTAAATATTGTCTTTCTAAAATTGTCTCTAgtgatgtgtatatatatttggaaaTTAAATATGTAGACATACAAGAGACTAGCACATATTGGGAAGTACTATTATGGTGacttaagtttttttttggggaaTGAAATAACTTCATTAGGCATAAGCCCTTCTACTACCACAATAATCAAATACACACTATACTAATGAAGCATGGAAATGCGCAAAAACACGTATATTATACAAATTAAAGTTTGAAACGtcctattttccaaaaaaaaaaaagtttgaaacgtccgaaaacgaaaacggaaaaaCTAAAGTAAAACTAAAGCATAGTAACTCCTTCATGTCTAAACTAACGATAAAAACACTAACACATCAATCCTAAGACATCAATTTGCTTACTCTCAGTGTTAATGAAGTCGAAAGAAAAAACGTGAGAGAATCTTTCCTAGCTAGGCTAGGAAATCATTCTTCAACTACCTCATCCTTCATGGGGGCTTGAGCCTTCAACACATGCCCTGAATCCACCCTAAAGCCATGTGCACTGACTCGGCCTGTGTCCACCTGCGCACTCAGCAGCTCTGCCAGAGTCATCCCAGCTCCGCATCTAGCTCCGGGCCGCCATTTTCTTGCCCTTGTTCCTCTGACCACGCTGGCGGCCATGCATCGTCGGCGAGTGAAGCACGATCTTACCCGAGGAAGTCGCGGTTAACCCTAGCTTCGTAAGGGTCAGATTCATCACTTCCAAGGCACAGTCTTGCCTACTACGCTTCCATCCATGTGAggcttcctccccacggcgCCGCCAAGTGCCAGAGGCCCTCTCCGCCGCTGGAGCTTCAATTGGGGCCTAGATCCGCAACCTCCTACTCTCAAAGATTGGAGGAGGCACAGTAGTTATCGGAGCCAGGCTCACAGATCCCTGAAAAACCGTAACCGGTGCCCTAGGGTTTGGAGACATTGGTTGAGGATCCGAAGGTACAACGTCCTCCTCTACCTTAGGCTGAATCTCAAGAGGgcatccccccccccccccccccccccccccccccccatggTTGATCATGGCGCAAGTTCTACACCTTCCCAAAAGACGCAGATACATGTACTCCACGCAAACTATCTCCTTCGAAGATATACAAAGTCGACGCTCGAGGCGTACAAGTGCATGCAGAGGTAGGgtaaccctaaccctaagaACACCACTGAGCAACGTAGCCTCTTCCACTTCCAACACAGGGTGACCAATGGTTTAACCAATCAATTGCGCCATTGGAACCGTCATAAGAGCTGGTAGGAGTCCCCGGATCTCAACCCAGATCCAAACAAAATCAAGAGGAACAACCATAAGATTCGAGAAACCATCAATGTCATTGATGAAGATCATGGCTCGCTGAAACGCCCATGGACCTCCCTTCTTTACTTGATCCCTATCCTTCGCAATCTTGAAGGTGAACAAATATCAATCCCCCCTTGCCTACACCTCTACCGGTGTGTTCAGCTTCCACCTCGACCGCACAACGCCACAAAATTGATCGAAAGGTGCAGCCCTAGTCGTGTTTAATTTTCTGACTAGGTAAAACCTAGGAGCCACAAAACCTCCTTTCTTCTGTTTGAGATTTCCAAGATCAACAATctcatcatctttgttggAAAGCGAGAGTCTGGCAGCCGGACGCGCTGTCATGGAAGCTACTGACGTAGCCATAGTAGGATCGGCGCCGCacaaatgagttttctcacaaaaccctaaccctaataCGCGAGAGCGCCTTGGAGATCtccaagaagaagagagaaaaatatgTGGTATTTTGTATTATGGTGGCTTTAGTCTTTTGCCTACATTactaaaaaaggaaaaaaaagaaagaaaattgcTAATATCAAGCTAATCTTATTCCGGTGCCCTTCAGTTCTACTGATTTGTCACCTCGATCATCTCTACTTATCAAAGTAAAGCGCTTATATGATATGCCTCTAATACTGTAATACATACTGCATAAAAAGTGAATCTGATGATTTATATGGTGTCATTCTGCATCTTGATATTCGATATTTAATTAACTTTTGTTACCTCCCTGTATTTACTATGTTAATCTGTGGATATACGATTTCTGGAAGCTAAGGTTGATTTGCTGAAGAAAAAATTTGGATTTGACGACGCTTTCAACTATAAAGACGAACCTGATCTGGATGCAGCTTTAAGAAGGTGAGAACGTAGCACATctcttagcttgtcagaatcCAAAATATGCTTAATGTTTTGAGTTAGTCGAGGATTATTATCTTAATCACGCTGATACTAGACTGATTAGTTTATCCAACGTTAATCAGAGTCTGAATCAAatctagaaaacaaaaggGGAAAAGAATGTGTCTGCTGTCTCATGCTGAGCATATGCCTCATTTTGGCAAGTTACATCAAGTTTAAACGTGTTGTTGAATTGCTTACCTGCAGGTACTTTCCTGATGGTATCGACATTTACTTTGAAAATGTGGGCGGAAAGATGCTTGATGCCGTGCTACCAAACATGAGGGTGAAAGGGCGAATAGCAGTGTGTGGGATGATCTCACAGTACAACCTGGAGAGGCCTGAAGGCATACATAATTTAATGTCTCTGATTTTTAAGCAGGTCCGCATGGAAGGTTTCCTGGTCTTCAGTTACTATCATCTGTATGGAAAGTTTCTAGAAACAGTTTTGCCTTACATAAAAGAAGGGAGGATTACATATGTGGAAGATGTAGTTGAAGGCCTTGAGAACGCTCCGGCGGCTCTAATTGGGCTCTTTGCTGGCCGGAGTGTGGGAAAACAGGTGGTCGTTGTTTCTAAAGAGTGATTACTGATCCGGCACTGCTCATACTTCTGAAGTCCCAGAGTCTTTAGCTTTTATGTTTGAGTTTTAAGTTGTTTAAGAATCTGCAGTTGAGCTTGGTGCTTATTATTAGGAATTCTGTCAGGTACATGGTCAGCTTAATTGCTCTGGAGATTGCATTTTGTGTTGACGAAAGCCGTGTGATATTAATAAATATGGTATATTTTTCACAGTAATACTTGCACATTGATATGCATGCAATAGCTCGATCTCACTCCTGCCCCTCCTTCAATATAGTTCCACTCATCGGGGTTCTTCGTCAATTGATTCTTACCTGCAGGCCTTGAGGGAttctttttcttaatttttggtGCTAGATATATATCTCGACTCGTTCGTTGTACGATGTTACTCACTTGTTTACTTAATTTCACTCAAGTTTCCACGAAAGAGCTTGGCCTCTCAATCCCGAATACAGAGTTCGattgaatatatatgtatgcatgGAAACTTGATCAAGCATAACTATAGTCTATACATGAATCTCAGTTTGATTAATTGTAGCCTAGTTGATTATGTGAGATTAAAGGTTACGAAGTAATATGCATCCATGCTGAATGCTGCTTAAAGATTAACTTAAGATTACATGATCGAGTCGTCGTCCATTAGGCTTGACACGAGACATACATAAGTTTGAAAATACGTGCTTGTAAACTTACTACTCATCCAAGTTCCTATATTGATCATCACTTCTGGCACTGTATAATCTGTATTACCATACGCATGCATGCATCATTGAGGTATCAAGCGTAGCTATTGAAATGATCTTGCTCTATCATAGGCGCCGGGTCATGCCTGGTTTTAATGAATGATGGCATGTAATAAGCACGTAATTCCAAGAAGCTTAATTGTGATAGAATTATGTATTTTGATCAGAGTGCGAGTCTGCGAGAGCTGTATCATTATGGTAGTCACAGATGTAAAAGCATACATCTCTATCTTGTAAGTATCTTTAAAATTTACTTCTACAAGTTTTGTgagagctatatatatatatatatatatatgtgtgtgtgtgtgtgtgatgaGGAAATGTTGTGGTCATTCCGATTCATTGTTAAGTATCGATTACTGATGTTCCAGTAGCTTCACATCTGAATGTAGAACTAATTTTACTGGCGATCATACACGTGTAAGCAGAATCGAGGAAAAGAGTGCACTAATTATCCGTTAGGAACTTAACCAAAAAATAATTAgcttagaaaatgaaaattttccaTGCCTAATAGTTCAACAAGGAAAAATTGATAAGAATGAAGATCAGTACCAGGTTCGTAGGAGCCCCCTGAATTGAATCTAAGAACAAACCAATTATCCAAAGAATCTTGCTCATTAAACAAATTTGGGTTAAGAGACCATTCATTTTGTGGttgatatataattatatatgtataggaggaagaagatttcAGATCGTGAAAGGCATGCATGCAAAAGGTGAAATCTGGGGACTGGAGGTAGTTTTGTAGCCGGCAGCCAGTCATCGATCagcatttgaattttgatggATAACATAAGCGACTACGCCACATGATCTACTCGATCTGTTTCTGTAGATAGATAGCAAAGCTGAACTGCTGAAGTGATGGATGACATAGGCGACTGCATCATTTCTAGCCTCTCATTGTATGACCATTGCAGTTGTTTATCATTGGTTGATCTCTGTACGTGTCTCTTACTATAAATAGACGAATTGTACGGGGTTTAGAAACACAGAGAGAAACTAAAGAAGAATCAATAGCAATGGCGAGTGGtaaaggaggagaggaagtaGTGAGAAACAAGCAGGTGAATTGGTgatattgaaacttgaaagactATGTCACCGGCTTCCCCAAAGATATGACATGCAATTGATCACTAGTACAACCACACTAAAGCTCCCACAAGGTTTCACTTCTGTTTTGGTCAAGAACCTCTACTTGTCCTGCGACCCTTATATTCAAGGTACTAAAAATCCCCATCCAGGCCGATTAGTCCCGCCTAGGCGCCAGGCGCTCACACACCGTCCAATTATGTCCTAGTCCCCAGAGTTAGGCAAGAAATTGATAGTTGGCCGACTAGTCCGCCTAATCCATGACTAGGCCGCCTAGTCAGCGCGTGGGCggcttgagtttgaatttttttcaaGCTATGCTTGGAAAAATCAAACTCACAATtgctttttaatttctaaaatcTCATTGTCTCATTGTTGTGAAACATTTTATCtgtattttaagtattttcaCTGTATTTGAACATTATGATatcaattatatttttattctatataaatatatgcattcatagttaaaaataaaaaaacaacctAGTTCCAACCTAGTCCTCCGACTAGTCCTCTAGACGCTAATTCCTAGCTTTCCACCCGATTAgcgcctagcgttttttagaacttTGCTTATATTCGAGCCCATATGACCGTGCCTCGCTCTGATACTCCATCTTATATCAACTCAATCACTCCTTGTCCGGTCAGTCAATAACTCTCTGCTTTTGTTCCACATTTGATATTGATTTACAAAGAACACAGTACATAACTACATATTTAGGATTGATTACTCATATGCCATAACCGGCCTATAACCGGACTTGGAGTGGCTAAAGTCGTGGAATCTGGGGATGCAAACCTTAAGCAAGGCGACTTGGTTTGGGGAAACATTGGTTGGGAGGAATATATTGTCATCGGTGCAACAGAGACTCTTTTCAAGATTGACAATACTGATGTGCCTCTCTCATACTATACTGGAATTCTTGGTGTGCCTGGAATGACTGCTTATGCAGGTTTTTATGAGGTTTGCTCTCCTAAGAAAGGAGAGAGAGTCTTCATATCAGCAGCATCGGGAGCAGTAGGTCAACTTGTTAGCCAATTTGCCAAACTCATGGGTTGCTATGTTGTGGGAAGTGCCGGAAGTAAAGAAAAGGTTCTCTGAATCTTGATGGGTTTTTGTTTATCAATCAACTCCCCACTGCTGTTttacgtttttctaaatatacTGTATCTTTTTCTGTGAGTTAAGGTTTGATTTGTTGAAGAACAAGTTCGGGTATGACGAGGCTTTCAATTATAAAGATGAACCAAACTTGGATGCAGCTTTATAAAGGTCAGTATCATATATATTGACATATAATAGTTGTTGCGAGTACAAAATCCCCGGGGGTCTTGTCCACGCAGCTTATATCCCAACGATGGTTTGTATCATTGTACAACCTTGAGAAGCCTCAACGTGTACAAACTTGATGACTCTGATAACCAAAGAGATCCGGATGCAAGGTTGTACTGTTATTAGTTACTATCATCGCTACAAATTTCTTGAAACGCTTCTGCCAGACGTAATAAAAGGGAAGATCACATGTGTGGAAGATATAGCTGAAGGCCTCGAAAGTGTTCCATCAGCTCTCATTGGACTCTGCAGGTCGCAATGTCGGAAAGCAGGTGGTTGTTGTCTCCCGAGAATGATCAGACACTAGCTCAGTATGGTGTATAATCAATAAATATCACATTCATGTGGTAAAACCTAGTATTTTTCCTTACAATGATAAGACTTCTTGAGGAGGATTTTCAAAGTCGATGCTGGATTTCTGAAACCGCTGGTCTAAATTACCTGTTACTATCTTCATGTCAAACACAGAAACCGTACTACTTCAGTACGCTGTGTATTATGAATCTAAACAAAAGAATAGGTCTGCAATAACCTAATTAAAGTTGATCTGCATCAAAATTTTGTGCATAATAAATCTGCTAGTTATAACTGTAGTCTTACTAATATGCATGTACAAGAAATATGCATATTTGCCTTGCACACATCTATAACTCACTCACACTCACCCTTAGTTTGTCAAACTAAAGAGGAAGAGAATATCCACGGAGATATCTAGAATCAACCCCTGACTCACGCACCAGAGCAATTCTTCCAGTACGCGCCACCTGCAAAACCCACACATAACCAAGAATGAAGCCCCTATTGGACAAAACAGCTATTGTATTAAAAGTTACGAGATGCAATTAAGATTGCAGGACAAACCTCACAAATCCCATAGGGTTCCAACAATCTCTGCAGTGCAACCATCTTGTTTAGGTCTCCTGTGAGCTGGATGAAAACATATCAATCAAGATGATCAGTGCTAATAGTGGTGGAATCTCCATTTAAAAACCCATGAACATGAGAAGGCAAAATCTTTCTGGTAACATTCAGCAGAGATCCAGAATTCCTATAGAAAATATAATTGTTCTAATTAATTCCAAATATTGGGTAGGCCAGCAGGGCAAATTCACCTCAAGGGTTATAGT
This genomic interval from Argentina anserina chromosome 1, drPotAnse1.1, whole genome shotgun sequence contains the following:
- the LOC126805085 gene encoding LOW QUALITY PROTEIN: 2-alkenal reductase (NADP(+)-dependent)-like (The sequence of the model RefSeq protein was modified relative to this genomic sequence to represent the inferred CDS: deleted 1 base in 1 codon; substituted 1 base at 1 genomic stop codon); its protein translation is MASSGVVEVRNKXVIFKDYVTGIPKESDMELRTAAIKLKLPEGLTGLLVKNLYLSCDPYMRNRMTKTKHDRPTYFQSFKPAEPVTGYGVAKVLESGDPKFKAGDLVWGHTGWEEYSVITATESLFKIHHTDVPLSYYTGLLGMPGMTAYAGFYEVCTPKKGETIYISAASGAVGQLVGQFAKLTGCYVVGSAGSKEKVDLLKKKFGFDDAFNYKDEPDLDAALRRYFPDGIDIYFENVGGKMLDAVLPNMRVKGRIAVCGMISQYNLERPEGIHNLMSLIFKQVRMEGFLVFSYYHLYGKFLETVLPYIKEGRITYVEDVVEGLENAPAALIGLFAGRSVGKQVVVVSKE